From Weissella confusa, a single genomic window includes:
- a CDS encoding LPXTG cell wall anchor domain-containing protein gives MQDAVADAKSERDKANDDANTTASQVTDSKDDAVKQAVADLEAAQKDAANNVGTTQAIEDARQAVIDAVKDAGETALAQDATPVQNEASVIDKKQALEDVLNNPDSTPDQIVKATNDYNDAVEQAKVDRDAVNDAANDEISTAGNSHQANDQSVIDATKNLQDLIEKAKTGETGALTDDIEKATQALKDAVAAAGGAQEAARADAAKALNETSPVSYEPGVQSKIDDLQKLLDDPASTADQINDATEALRSATETAINQRNAADDDAKAAINAANGSNQADEPAVQAAEKALQDLVDQAKTDTSDALTADIQQAIKNLQDAVSQAADNQADARQAAEAALQATSPVSNEAATADAISKLQDVLNDTNSTAEEIKQATDALTEATASDKASRDETNRQADDAVTAAKTSDQATEPEVIAAIKKLQDTQAAAAADAIEATKPVSNEATVLKAHDALQKLLDNPASSTADIEKATKALTEANQAEQAKRDAINDEADKYEDKVEASSTQNEPTVQAALDALNEIQEEAATDTPDALTADIAAALDALQTAVVQAAKEQAEARDNAADALARTAPVSNEKAVADAISALNKVLDDPAATTEDIKNATQNLMNATSDDKVTRTTANTNAQNAITDASNTPQADEPAVQDAIAKLQDVMKQAANDDSDALTADIDAARNALKQAVADAKAAQEQARKDAAVAIASANPVSHELGTAQAISSIEAILTDPNSTTAEIQEATKNLNAASGADKTDRDAANTAGTQAIADAQGSDQSAEPSVQAAINNLKDVMATAATDTDSALTKDIEAAIDALQTAQTTAASNQQAARDDAQDALSKTAPVSHEPAVADAISSLQKLLDDPTSTTKSIADATQALRDAVATAQPLRDAVNEAADAATAAVPTDLAKEPTVQADLDALDEIQKQAAADQDGNLTKDIEAATKALQDAIATANTSREAARDAANELMGKTAPVSHEAKVATAKDALQKLLDDPTSITADIENATAALRDALQPVGAARTQANETAKSLIDIVKPSAAGQVPAVQEALKKLQDIMNRAAGDNADALTADIEAATKALETAVATANNAIEAARNAANDLLGKTAPVSHEAEVANAITALKKVLDDPNASAEQITAATKALQTALDDAKAKRTDANQSADKAITSAKKSSVAGDPAVQKALDRLQAILEAAAKDSSSNLTADIEAAIKALQAAVAEAEARNVVVPPVQHPTNQSAPTPAPAVETVTETKTETVTEVQTQAVPVPTVETVYVTQPAAVRAQTPTVYSLAYATEPTRIGTLPNTGYKDDWRLMTLGIFLFSSTLLLLAAKRRKKDEED, from the coding sequence TTGCAAGATGCAGTTGCGGACGCAAAGTCAGAACGTGATAAGGCGAACGACGATGCGAATACAACTGCTAGTCAGGTAACTGATTCAAAGGATGACGCCGTTAAGCAAGCAGTTGCTGATTTGGAAGCTGCCCAAAAGGATGCTGCTAACAATGTTGGCACAACGCAAGCCATTGAAGATGCACGCCAAGCGGTGATTGATGCCGTTAAGGATGCAGGTGAGACGGCACTTGCACAAGATGCAACACCAGTTCAAAACGAAGCGTCTGTTATCGATAAGAAGCAAGCGCTTGAAGATGTGTTGAATAATCCGGACAGTACGCCAGACCAGATTGTGAAGGCGACAAACGATTACAATGACGCTGTTGAACAAGCGAAGGTTGATCGTGATGCCGTAAACGATGCTGCGAACGATGAAATCTCCACGGCCGGAAATTCACACCAAGCTAATGACCAATCAGTTATCGACGCAACGAAGAATTTGCAAGATTTGATTGAGAAGGCTAAGACGGGTGAAACTGGTGCGTTAACGGATGACATTGAGAAGGCAACGCAAGCCTTGAAGGATGCTGTGGCAGCTGCCGGTGGCGCGCAAGAAGCCGCCCGTGCTGATGCAGCAAAGGCGTTGAACGAAACATCACCAGTTAGTTACGAACCAGGTGTCCAAAGTAAGATTGATGACTTGCAAAAGTTGTTGGACGACCCAGCTTCAACGGCTGATCAAATTAATGATGCAACCGAGGCATTGCGTTCAGCGACTGAGACAGCGATTAATCAACGTAACGCCGCTGATGACGATGCCAAGGCAGCCATTAATGCTGCCAATGGTTCTAACCAAGCGGATGAACCAGCTGTTCAGGCAGCTGAAAAGGCATTGCAAGATTTGGTTGATCAAGCCAAGACTGATACGTCGGATGCTTTGACGGCTGATATTCAACAAGCCATCAAGAACTTGCAAGATGCCGTTTCACAAGCGGCTGATAATCAAGCTGATGCACGTCAAGCTGCGGAGGCTGCTTTGCAAGCCACGTCACCAGTTTCAAATGAAGCAGCGACGGCGGATGCTATTTCAAAGTTGCAAGATGTATTGAATGATACGAATTCAACGGCGGAAGAGATTAAGCAAGCTACGGATGCGTTGACTGAGGCAACGGCGAGCGATAAGGCGAGTCGTGACGAGACGAACCGTCAAGCAGATGATGCGGTAACAGCGGCGAAGACGTCTGATCAAGCCACTGAGCCAGAAGTAATTGCAGCCATCAAGAAGTTGCAAGACACGCAGGCCGCTGCAGCCGCCGATGCTATCGAGGCTACTAAGCCGGTATCAAATGAAGCAACGGTTCTTAAGGCGCATGATGCTTTGCAGAAGCTGTTGGACAACCCAGCATCATCAACGGCTGATATCGAGAAGGCAACGAAGGCGTTAACGGAAGCTAACCAAGCTGAACAAGCCAAGCGTGATGCGATTAACGATGAGGCGGACAAGTACGAAGACAAGGTTGAAGCCTCAAGCACGCAAAACGAACCAACTGTTCAAGCGGCTTTGGATGCGTTGAACGAGATTCAAGAAGAAGCGGCCACAGATACGCCAGATGCATTGACGGCCGATATCGCGGCAGCTTTGGATGCTTTGCAAACGGCTGTGGTACAAGCGGCTAAGGAACAAGCTGAAGCGCGTGATAACGCGGCGGACGCCTTGGCTAGAACAGCGCCGGTTTCAAATGAAAAGGCGGTGGCTGATGCCATCTCTGCTTTGAACAAGGTATTGGATGATCCGGCAGCAACGACGGAAGACATCAAGAATGCCACGCAGAACTTGATGAATGCGACGAGTGATGACAAGGTTACGCGTACGACAGCTAATACCAACGCACAAAACGCGATTACGGATGCATCAAACACACCTCAAGCTGATGAACCAGCTGTGCAAGATGCGATTGCGAAGTTGCAAGATGTGATGAAGCAAGCTGCTAACGATGACAGTGATGCATTGACGGCTGACATCGATGCCGCGCGTAATGCTTTGAAGCAGGCGGTAGCAGATGCAAAGGCTGCCCAAGAGCAAGCACGCAAGGACGCTGCGGTGGCGATTGCTTCGGCTAACCCGGTTTCACACGAATTGGGTACGGCACAAGCGATTAGTTCAATCGAAGCTATCCTGACAGATCCAAATTCAACGACGGCTGAAATTCAAGAAGCCACTAAGAATTTGAATGCTGCAAGTGGTGCGGATAAGACTGATCGTGATGCTGCTAATACGGCTGGTACACAAGCGATTGCCGACGCGCAAGGGTCAGATCAATCAGCTGAGCCTTCTGTCCAAGCAGCCATCAATAATTTGAAGGATGTGATGGCGACAGCAGCTACTGACACGGATTCTGCTTTGACTAAGGATATTGAAGCAGCCATCGATGCGTTGCAAACGGCGCAAACAACGGCGGCTAGTAACCAACAAGCTGCCCGTGATGATGCACAAGATGCCTTGTCAAAGACGGCACCGGTTTCACACGAGCCAGCCGTAGCGGATGCGATTAGCAGCTTGCAGAAGTTGTTGGATGATCCAACGTCGACAACGAAATCAATTGCTGATGCTACACAAGCACTGCGCGATGCAGTTGCAACTGCGCAACCTTTGCGTGATGCGGTCAACGAAGCAGCGGATGCAGCGACAGCAGCTGTACCAACTGATTTGGCTAAGGAGCCAACTGTGCAAGCAGACTTGGATGCTTTGGATGAGATTCAAAAGCAAGCCGCAGCTGACCAGGATGGTAACTTGACCAAGGATATTGAAGCAGCCACGAAGGCGTTGCAAGATGCAATTGCGACAGCTAACACTAGTCGTGAGGCTGCCCGAGATGCGGCTAACGAGTTGATGGGTAAGACAGCACCGGTTTCACACGAAGCCAAGGTTGCGACGGCCAAGGATGCCTTGCAAAAGTTGCTGGATGATCCAACGTCAATAACAGCGGACATCGAAAATGCAACGGCGGCCTTGCGTGATGCTTTGCAACCAGTTGGTGCTGCGCGTACGCAAGCCAACGAGACAGCAAAGTCATTGATTGATATTGTGAAGCCGTCAGCAGCTGGCCAAGTACCAGCAGTCCAAGAAGCTTTGAAGAAGTTGCAAGATATCATGAACCGAGCAGCTGGCGATAACGCTGATGCATTGACGGCCGATATCGAAGCGGCCACAAAGGCTTTGGAGACTGCCGTAGCAACGGCTAACAACGCCATTGAAGCAGCTCGTAATGCAGCCAATGATTTGCTTGGAAAGACAGCACCGGTATCACACGAAGCTGAAGTCGCAAATGCGATTACTGCTTTGAAGAAGGTATTGGACGATCCAAATGCATCAGCTGAGCAAATTACAGCAGCGACAAAGGCTTTGCAGACAGCACTTGATGACGCAAAGGCAAAGCGAACGGATGCAAACCAATCGGCCGATAAGGCGATTACATCTGCAAAGAAGTCGTCTGTCGCTGGTGATCCAGCTGTACAAAAGGCTTTGGATCGTTTGCAAGCTATCTTGGAAGCGGCAGCTAAGGACAGTTCAAGCAACTTGACGGCTGATATTGAGGCTGCAATTAAGGCCTTGCAAGCAGCAGTTGCTGAAGCTGAGGCGCGCAATGTGGTTGTGCCACCGGTTCAACACCCAACGAACCAGTCAGCACCAACGCCGGCCCCAGCCGTTGAAACGGTTACTGAGACGAAGACGGAAACAGTTACAGAAGTACAAACGCAGGCGGTACCAGTACCAACTGTCGAAACGGTATACGTGACTCAGCCAGCAGCGGTTCGTGCGCAAACGCCAACGGTTTACTCATTGGCTTATGCAACTGAACCAACGCGTATTGGTACGTTACCAAACACGGGTTATAAGGATGATTGGCGTTTGATGACTTTGGGAATCTTCTTGTTCTCATCAACCCTTTTGTTGCTCGCAGCAAAGCGTCGTAAGAAGGATGAAGAAGACTAA
- a CDS encoding NAD(P)H-binding protein: MKIAVIGATGMAGQAVFEEATKRGHAVTAIVRDADKAREKLGADATILVGDLFEMHADVFEEFDVVVNAFANHKDAYLNLDALTHLLHEFRRLQTRIIFILGAASLVQANGTRLFDFLKELPGNEAWIDEPRYGVLELEILRATPDVFWTAVSPQQNFVPGPATAHRTAKDDLLLAEDGKSHVTAGNMAVGILDEIETPKHVRERFTVSDL, from the coding sequence ATGAAGATTGCAGTAATTGGGGCAACCGGAATGGCCGGTCAAGCAGTTTTTGAAGAGGCAACAAAGCGCGGACATGCTGTCACAGCGATTGTCCGTGATGCTGATAAGGCACGCGAAAAGCTAGGGGCAGATGCGACGATTTTGGTAGGTGATTTGTTCGAGATGCATGCTGACGTGTTCGAGGAATTCGATGTGGTGGTTAATGCGTTTGCCAACCACAAGGATGCCTACTTGAACTTGGATGCGTTGACGCATTTGCTACACGAGTTCCGTCGTTTGCAAACGCGCATCATTTTCATCCTAGGTGCCGCATCGCTTGTCCAAGCAAACGGCACACGTTTGTTTGACTTCTTGAAGGAATTGCCTGGTAACGAAGCTTGGATCGACGAGCCTCGTTATGGTGTTCTTGAACTAGAAATTTTGCGTGCAACACCAGATGTCTTCTGGACGGCTGTTTCACCACAACAAAACTTCGTGCCAGGTCCAGCTACGGCTCACCGTACGGCTAAGGATGACTTGTTGTTGGCTGAAGACGGCAAGTCACACGTGACGGCAGGTAACATGGCGGTTGGTATTTTGGATGAAATCGAAACACCAAAGCACGTCCGTGAGCGCTTCACGGTTTCAGATTTGTAA
- the arcA gene encoding arginine deiminase has translation MNNPAINVNSEIGKLKSVLLKRPGAEVENITPDTMERLLFDDIPFLEIAQQEHDFFANTLRENGVETLYINDLAVEALDTDEKVREAFVQQYLDEAGYGIGTTHDALNDYLKTFNTRDLVTKLYAGVRRNEFDFENDSLHDLAGRDAANPFLLDPLPNAYFTRDPQASIGNGMTINHMTFKARQPESLFTEFVMAHHPRFAGHVDIWRDRNHNTRIEGGDELVLNDHVLAIVVSQRTSSKSIEALAKELFANPDSHFDTVVAVEIPHNHAMMHLDTVFTMVNKDQFTVFPGIMDEGGKMNIFIMTPGPDGTVKLAHRTDLGATLKEVLGLSELDLIETGSGDAIVAPREQWNDGSNTLTIAPGEVVTYNRNYVSNELLRRHGILVHEVISSELPRGRGGPRCMSQPIWREDL, from the coding sequence ATGAACAATCCTGCGATTAATGTTAACTCAGAGATTGGTAAGTTGAAGTCCGTGTTGCTAAAGCGACCTGGTGCCGAAGTTGAAAACATCACACCAGACACAATGGAACGTTTGTTGTTTGACGATATTCCATTCTTGGAAATCGCCCAACAAGAACACGACTTCTTTGCCAACACTTTGCGTGAGAACGGTGTCGAAACTCTTTATATCAATGACCTAGCTGTTGAAGCTTTGGACACTGATGAAAAGGTCCGTGAAGCCTTCGTTCAACAATACTTGGATGAAGCTGGTTACGGTATCGGTACGACTCACGATGCACTGAACGATTACTTGAAGACGTTTAACACGCGCGACTTGGTTACCAAGTTGTATGCCGGTGTTCGTCGTAATGAATTTGATTTCGAAAACGATTCATTGCACGACTTGGCTGGTCGTGATGCGGCAAATCCATTCTTGTTGGATCCATTGCCAAACGCCTACTTCACCCGTGACCCACAAGCATCAATTGGAAATGGTATGACCATTAACCACATGACGTTTAAGGCTCGTCAACCAGAGTCATTGTTCACGGAATTCGTGATGGCTCACCACCCACGCTTTGCTGGTCATGTTGATATCTGGCGCGACCGCAACCACAACACACGAATTGAAGGTGGAGACGAACTTGTCCTTAACGACCACGTTCTTGCCATTGTTGTTTCACAACGTACGTCTTCAAAGTCAATCGAAGCGTTGGCTAAGGAATTGTTCGCCAACCCAGATAGTCACTTTGACACTGTCGTTGCCGTTGAAATTCCACACAACCACGCCATGATGCACCTTGATACTGTCTTTACGATGGTTAACAAGGATCAATTTACGGTCTTCCCAGGAATCATGGATGAAGGCGGTAAGATGAACATCTTTATCATGACGCCAGGCCCAGATGGTACGGTCAAGTTGGCTCACCGCACTGATCTTGGTGCAACGTTGAAGGAAGTGTTGGGACTTTCTGAGTTGGATTTGATTGAGACTGGAAGCGGTGATGCGATTGTCGCACCTCGTGAGCAATGGAACGACGGTTCAAACACATTGACCATCGCACCAGGAGAAGTTGTGACCTACAACCGTAACTACGTAAGTAACGAATTGTTGCGTCGTCACGGAATTTTGGTTCACGAAGTCATTTCAAGTGAGTTGCCACGCGGTCGTGGTGGTCCACGTTGCATGTCTCAACCAATTTGGCGTGAAGATTTGTAA
- a CDS encoding basic amino acid/polyamine antiporter: MADTKDKGIALPALVALVVSSAIGAGIFDLPATLAQGATPGAAILAWVITGFGILMLALSLNHLVLTKPELTGVSDYARAGFGDFAGFISGWGYWLSAWLGNVAFATMLMSALGYFFPPLKSGNSVSAIIVASIVSWALTLLVTHGIESAAAINTIVTVTKLVPIFAFVVIAFLSMKAGVFTAHFWQNMTTNVQGQLVFSNATGAGIFAQVKGCVMAMMWVFVGIEGATMMASRAKKKSDAGKATIIGLVSLLIIYMVVSILPYGYLSLEQLRGMQHPALLYLFESMTGRLGGAFISVGLIISILGAWLPWTMLPVEATSLMAEQRLLPKWFGSLNKYRAPQHSLLLTQILIQIFLITLLFTDQAYNFAYSLCTASIVVCYVLVEAYELKLGIGSKKWSVILPGLITVVFEVAAIVFSGLQYLWLCTILYVLGFVLYYRARKEDGKQVTKSEYVMMGIVLLLAVAAIVALATGSLKI; this comes from the coding sequence ATGGCAGATACTAAGGATAAAGGAATTGCTTTACCTGCCTTAGTAGCGCTGGTCGTTAGTTCTGCTATCGGTGCTGGAATCTTTGATTTGCCAGCAACTTTGGCCCAAGGTGCAACGCCTGGAGCGGCCATCCTTGCCTGGGTAATTACGGGATTTGGTATCTTGATGTTGGCATTGAGTCTTAATCACTTGGTGCTGACGAAGCCTGAACTAACTGGTGTTTCTGACTATGCGCGTGCCGGGTTTGGTGATTTTGCTGGATTTATTTCCGGCTGGGGATACTGGTTGTCAGCTTGGCTAGGTAACGTTGCCTTCGCAACGATGCTGATGTCAGCGTTAGGTTACTTCTTTCCGCCACTTAAATCTGGAAACAGTGTCAGCGCCATTATTGTCGCGTCAATTGTGTCATGGGCACTAACGTTGCTTGTCACGCATGGTATCGAATCGGCTGCAGCCATCAATACGATTGTGACGGTGACTAAGTTAGTACCGATCTTCGCCTTTGTTGTCATCGCTTTCTTGAGTATGAAGGCGGGGGTCTTTACGGCACACTTCTGGCAAAACATGACCACTAATGTGCAAGGCCAACTGGTCTTTTCAAACGCAACGGGTGCGGGGATCTTTGCGCAAGTTAAGGGTTGTGTCATGGCCATGATGTGGGTCTTCGTTGGAATTGAAGGCGCTACGATGATGGCGTCACGTGCCAAGAAGAAGTCCGATGCAGGAAAGGCCACGATTATCGGCTTGGTTTCTTTGCTGATTATCTACATGGTTGTTTCGATTTTGCCTTATGGTTATTTGTCACTAGAACAATTGCGCGGGATGCAACACCCAGCGCTACTGTACCTGTTTGAAAGCATGACGGGTCGTTTGGGTGGTGCGTTCATCAGTGTTGGTTTGATTATTTCGATTTTGGGAGCTTGGTTGCCATGGACGATGTTGCCAGTTGAAGCAACGTCATTGATGGCAGAACAACGTTTGCTACCAAAGTGGTTCGGTTCATTAAACAAGTACCGTGCCCCACAACACTCATTGTTGTTGACGCAAATTTTGATTCAAATTTTCCTTATTACGTTGCTCTTTACTGATCAGGCCTACAACTTTGCATACTCATTGTGTACTGCATCAATTGTTGTCTGCTACGTATTAGTTGAGGCTTACGAATTAAAGCTTGGTATCGGCTCAAAGAAGTGGTCCGTTATCTTACCAGGTTTGATTACGGTTGTCTTTGAAGTCGCTGCGATTGTCTTCTCAGGTTTGCAGTACTTGTGGTTGTGCACAATTCTTTATGTTTTGGGATTTGTGTTGTACTACCGGGCACGCAAGGAAGACGGTAAGCAAGTGACCAAGTCAGAGTACGTGATGATGGGAATTGTCTTGTTGCTCGCAGTAGCAGCAATCGTTGCCTTAGCCACAGGCAGCTTAAAGATTTAA
- the arcC gene encoding carbamate kinase — MTKRIVVALGGNAILTDDPSAEAQQAALQQTAKYLVNFLEMGDVQLVLTHGNGPQVGNLVLQQLDGSSAKNPAMPLDTVGAMTQGEIGLWLADALNEEIISRGLDQKVATVLTRTVVDANDAAFEQPTKPIGPFYTAEEAKTVRDEHPDWTIVEDAGRGYRRVVPSPKPISIMEADAIRTLAQEGVTLIAAGGGGVPVVRKDNDITGVEAVIDKDLTAAKLAELVEADELVILTAVQYVTKDFKKPTQEDIKQATVAQMQALVDEGQFPAGSMKPKVEAAMSFVTATGRNAVITSLDNIAAYLENGDGTVITA; from the coding sequence ATGACAAAGCGAATTGTTGTTGCACTTGGTGGAAATGCAATTTTGACGGATGATCCGAGTGCAGAAGCGCAACAAGCAGCCTTGCAACAAACGGCAAAGTACTTGGTTAACTTTTTGGAAATGGGGGATGTTCAACTTGTTTTGACGCACGGAAACGGGCCACAAGTTGGTAACCTTGTTTTGCAACAATTGGATGGTAGTTCAGCGAAGAACCCAGCCATGCCATTGGATACCGTTGGGGCAATGACCCAAGGTGAGATTGGGTTGTGGTTGGCGGATGCCTTGAATGAAGAAATCATTAGTCGCGGGTTGGATCAAAAGGTAGCAACTGTTTTGACCCGTACGGTGGTCGATGCAAACGATGCAGCCTTCGAGCAACCAACTAAGCCAATTGGGCCATTCTACACAGCCGAAGAAGCAAAAACTGTTCGTGATGAACACCCAGATTGGACAATCGTTGAGGACGCGGGTCGCGGCTACCGCCGTGTTGTGCCTTCTCCAAAGCCAATCAGTATTATGGAGGCGGATGCGATTCGAACGCTTGCGCAAGAAGGTGTCACGCTAATTGCAGCCGGTGGTGGTGGTGTCCCAGTTGTTCGCAAGGACAATGACATTACGGGTGTTGAAGCGGTTATTGATAAGGACCTTACTGCAGCTAAGTTGGCCGAATTGGTCGAAGCTGATGAACTAGTCATTCTAACGGCCGTGCAATACGTCACGAAAGACTTCAAGAAGCCAACTCAGGAAGACATCAAACAAGCAACGGTTGCCCAAATGCAAGCGTTGGTTGATGAAGGTCAATTCCCGGCTGGTTCAATGAAGCCAAAGGTTGAGGCAGCAATGAGCTTTGTTACTGCCACTGGTCGTAATGCAGTCATTACATCATTGGATAATATTGCAGCATATCTTGAAAATGGGGATGGAACGGTAATTACCGCGTAA
- a CDS encoding PucR family transcriptional regulator yields MLQKFMTEWLYISDYDTPVSREFVGEANIHGVDLAKQYVAVVVKGETATMPEYNLALDLDQYRRCYIMTDECVPSFTSALADSFSAGIGTAHFDISASIKEALYINLLTDDINRVLRYDKFAYLINIAKTQSADKNIVAYFTRLDEEAQLTLWIYANNGAITETAEQLHVHPKTVRYRLNKVMATTGLDPKVGVDLVPLIVSYIQGKTQDYDILVGELQSISDRMLPRDKQAH; encoded by the coding sequence ATGCTACAGAAATTTATGACGGAATGGCTGTATATTTCTGACTACGATACGCCGGTCAGTCGCGAGTTTGTCGGAGAAGCTAATATTCATGGTGTTGATTTAGCAAAACAGTATGTGGCGGTTGTTGTTAAGGGGGAGACAGCAACTATGCCGGAATATAATCTAGCGCTGGATTTAGATCAATATCGGCGATGCTACATTATGACGGACGAATGCGTCCCAAGTTTTACAAGTGCTTTAGCTGATTCTTTTAGTGCCGGCATTGGCACGGCGCATTTTGATATTTCGGCCAGTATTAAGGAAGCTTTGTATATCAATCTTTTGACGGATGATATTAACCGTGTATTGCGGTATGACAAGTTTGCTTATCTGATTAATATCGCCAAGACTCAGTCGGCAGATAAAAATATCGTTGCGTACTTTACCCGTTTAGACGAAGAGGCACAGTTAACTTTGTGGATTTATGCCAATAATGGCGCCATTACAGAAACGGCAGAACAATTGCACGTGCACCCGAAAACAGTGCGTTATCGTTTGAATAAAGTGATGGCAACGACGGGGTTGGATCCCAAGGTGGGTGTGGATTTAGTGCCTTTGATTGTGAGTTATATCCAAGGTAAAACGCAGGATTACGACATTTTAGTTGGTGAGTTGCAGAGCATCTCTGATCGCATGTTACCGCGTGATAAGCAAGCGCATTAA
- a CDS encoding TSUP family transporter produces the protein MTEQLVLRALQAILIIALIGMAILYTVSMRRNKINPLRKFVPGFLIGFITDFGDTLGIGSFATTTALFKGTKWLDDDRKLPGTMNAAHAIPVFVEALFFLSAVKIEVTTLVPMTLAAITGAAFGTRITANWPVRKMQRGLSIGLALAAIAMLIKLIANPGHADSMAVHGLHGWLLVLGLVVNFTLGVLMTIGLGNYTPELIFFSLVGVNPLVAFPVMMMDAAMIMMTSAIGFVRTGRIEWRGFTGIIVGGVLGVIVAATVVTGINITVLSYFIVALAAYTAFNLYRDSRKPEPADVINNDMANN, from the coding sequence ATGACAGAACAACTAGTATTACGGGCCTTGCAGGCGATATTAATCATTGCGTTAATCGGTATGGCGATTTTGTATACCGTTTCAATGCGTCGAAATAAGATTAATCCACTCCGTAAGTTTGTCCCGGGATTCCTGATTGGATTTATCACAGATTTTGGCGATACATTGGGTATCGGATCGTTTGCAACGACAACGGCTTTGTTCAAGGGGACGAAGTGGTTGGATGATGACCGTAAGCTACCAGGAACGATGAACGCAGCGCACGCCATTCCGGTGTTCGTTGAAGCATTGTTCTTCCTGTCAGCAGTTAAAATCGAAGTGACAACTTTGGTGCCAATGACACTAGCAGCCATCACCGGCGCTGCGTTTGGAACGCGTATCACGGCTAACTGGCCGGTACGTAAAATGCAACGTGGGTTGTCGATTGGTTTGGCATTGGCAGCCATTGCGATGCTGATTAAGCTTATTGCAAACCCAGGTCATGCTGATTCAATGGCCGTTCACGGTTTGCACGGCTGGTTGCTAGTACTTGGTTTGGTCGTGAACTTCACCTTGGGTGTTTTGATGACTATCGGGTTGGGTAACTACACACCTGAGTTGATTTTCTTCTCATTGGTTGGGGTTAACCCATTGGTCGCTTTCCCAGTGATGATGATGGATGCGGCGATGATTATGATGACGTCAGCTATCGGCTTCGTCCGCACAGGTCGAATTGAGTGGCGTGGTTTCACCGGAATCATCGTTGGTGGTGTACTCGGTGTTATTGTTGCCGCAACCGTGGTGACGGGTATTAACATCACAGTGCTAAGCTACTTCATCGTGGCATTGGCAGCATATACAGCGTTCAACTTGTATCGCGATTCACGCAAGCCAGAACCGGCTGATGTTATCAATAATGATATGGCAAACAACTAG